The genome window TGacttttcttaataattttgtGCTGGAAGTGTTTTGCTCATGGTACATGGGCAAGTGTCAATCCTAAATCTTACCGAAGAGCATTTATTCAGTGGTACTGTAACTTCTTCTTGGTGCAGGGTTAATGCTGGATGATACATTGCATGAAGACGATGATGTGAAAGAAGCACTGAAGAGACTTCCAGAGCACCTGTACAATGAGAGAGTGTTCCGCATAAAGCGAGCTCTGGACTTAAGCTTGAAACATCAGATCCTTCCCAAAGACCAGTGGGTGAAGTATGAAGAGGTGTGTGCATGGAATGTTTCCAGGGTGCAGCTCTTAAATGGCACTGGTGGTTGGGATTTGCATTCTCTGAGGAGACACGTGTTTACATGTTCTATGTAGTGAATGAATCAATATCTGATGGAATACCTCTGGAAAACACTTTGGATTGCAGtttaaaaatctggttttctgttggaattaataaatttttctcaGGATGACAGAAGGTTAAACTGCAGCTCAGAATCACAGTGCATTGTTTGCGTtcagacaaaatatttcttctaagCTGTCAGATCAAGAAATACAATGTAAATAGCTTTGGAATTCTTAAAGGAGGTCTCCTGCTTTTCTGATTAATTTCTTAATCTTGCAGAAAATCTTGAGCCAAAGCTTTTATTCATGAAGGTGCCAAAGAAGAATAATTTGAAGGGAAATCATGCATTAAAATAAGTGCCACcttgtactttaaaaaaacaaactgcacTTTCCTTATCAGATGtaactaaattttattttttggtaatGAATTGGTTGACAGACTTTGCATCACTCCCCACCTCAGCTTTCTCCAGATTACCTGGCAGAGAGGAATTTTATCGTCAAACTTTTGACGATAGGAGAGTATAAAGGTATTAATGCATCTCTGAATAAGCAGAGGCTGTTTCTTTTAGTCTCATATCTCATATTTAGGTAACTGCTGCATTGAATAATTGGTCACATATTTCCCCAAGCAGCAGTTTGGTTTGTAGGCGTTAAATATGGTCAGGGTGTTCTATCAAATACAAGTTTGCAGTGCTGTTTAGAGGTTATGCTCAAAAAGAGATTATCTGGAGTATTATTGTTGAACTTTGAACTAATTAAAGTGGATCTAGTACATTTGAGTATCTGCCAAAAGGAACACTGTTTCTAAAGGCATAACTGGAAACATCACTTTGCCTGCTAACATTGATGAGGCATTAGGAATTAGTGGTTGCTGCAGTAGAGAACTTGTCATCACAGACTTGGCAGACACAAGGTTTGCATTTTCAGGGTAAGaaaggctggattttttttgtttgtttgtttgttttccttgatAGGTTGGTGTTTAGTCAAACCTGGGAAGGAATTAGAAAGAAATAGTCTGTAGGAATGACTTGAGATGTTTCTGGACCTTGCTGTaagtttaaatatatttctatatatctCTTCTTTTTCAGGATCACCGTTATCTTGAACCATACCTAAAAGAAGTAATCCGTGAAAGACAAGAAAGGGAAGCATGGAACAAGAAGTAACTATTGAACTACTTCATGCAAATATCCAgatatttctgttattttaaacatttggtTGTAGAAGTCCATAGGGAGGCAGTTGTGGGGCTGAGGAATACTGTTTCAGCTTGTTCATTGAGTCTGATCATCCAACTAAAATAAACATGTCAAACTATAAAAATCTTGGAAGAgttctttttaaatgttaacAAGCTAATGTTCAGATCTTTCCTGTGAGCATATACATTACACATTAGCTTAGTGGTATGCAGTCTTCATTCCAGCTTTTGATTCTTGCTCTTTTCATCATACAGCTGTTTTCTGCAGTAGTAGAATTAGGTAAGAAATGTTCAAGGCTGTTGGTGCTAGTTGCTCTCTTAAGTTAAAGAAGATTTGATACTCATTCATCAATTGTTACTGTGGACAGCAATACAGAACCAGTATTGATGTTACAATGGTATTGTGAGACAGCAGAATGTAATATCCTGTGTACCCCAGCAGATACATAttgtaaaaatggaaaatatagaTGATTCCTTCATCATAAAATAGGAAATGTTTCACTAACGTTTTATACCATATACATTGTTAAGCcttaaaaactattttcatgTAAACCATATTGACTGTCTCACTTCTGCTTTTTGagactttttattcttttaaagagTAAAAGTGGTATTCTGATGTACTTTAAACAACATAGTACTTAACATATTTAACTTCACACGGGTTTTTTTCATCACCTAAAGCATGCTCTAGTTTTTAGTGATTCGTATCCAGAAAATACTGGCCCTCACTGGCTGAAAACCTGGAGTTTAGTCTTCTGTAGTTCAATGGTAGTGTGAATTTGAGGCAGATACTGGTATAAAGCATAAAATTCAGAGCCTGTTGTGTAACCTTCTGCATAAAATACAGAATCTTGCATGATGGCCTCaaggtttgcttttttccttttgttatgCATGCTTGTCTGCCAAATACAACACTCagtttacaaaaagaaaaaggagcaaaCCACATCTGCAGTTTTGAATTGGTATaaccaaataataaaatattgaattagAAGCTTTTAGCTTTGCTCATCACTCTGTTGCTAACATTTCCTTGCTTGCTTAAGTCCCTTACATCTGTAGGATTGATACAGTGATCCCTCAGAACTTGACAGCCTGATGTGGCAAAAcaaaattctgcaaaaataCCTTCATTGCCAATATTCCTCTAAAGTCTGCATGGAAAATATATTAAGAATTTGAGGTTTCGTTTTTCTCCTGTAGTAAAATCTAATGATTGAACCATACATAATTTGATGTGTTTTTAGGAACTTTATGATTTTCTTCCAAGAGACAAATAGGGCATGAAGTTTCATACTTCTCCTTATAGAATTATTAGAGTATAGCTTTCTAATGAAATTAGAACTATTTCATTATCTCTTAGAATTATATTGGAAGACTTAATTATATAGTGAAAGTAGTACTTTAAAATCATAGCTGGTAAAATTTCTACTAAAGCTAGAATTCTGTGGAATTACTTTTATCTGCTTATTTGACCACtggttttgatttaaaaaaaagcctctCAATAATTACTTGCTTTATACAAAAGGGCTTTGTTGGCATAGGGTGCTTAAAAATAGGCTGACCTTTGAGGGAAGTGCAAAGCAGCCACACCACAGTTGGCCTAAACAATCTGAAATCACTGACTCCTTTACTCTCAAATGTAACATCTTAAAGAGTCAGAGGTCAGTAGTAGAAGTTAATAAAAGCATCTTTCCAAGTGTTTTTTTGGGCAGCtcaagggaaagaggaaaaaggaaccTATCCTGTTAAGAGCTAAGCTGTTAAGAGCTTTCCTGTTCACTGAAGCTTCATTTAGATGAGTTTTCAGATGCTTCTGATTTGGATTGACAATTTTTAACTTCAAATTTCCATAGTGTCTGAAGTAGTCTTCTGtcaaagcattttgaaaaatttactATTGTCTAGTTGTATCTTGGAAGGCTATTAGTAAGGAAAATGTTATTTGCCATTTTTTGGCAGAGATGGGTGTGTATTTGAAACATTTAGGAGTATCTAAAAATGATGAGGAATAGGGAGGAAGGAGGTTGGTGTAAGAGTGGCATCTATTGCCTGGGAACCAGGAGCTATGGCAGCTTTGTGTTAGAGACCAAACTCTTCTTTAGGATATGTGGTGTGAGATCTGTGTGCTTCTGCTACTGGCTAATGAATGAGTAGCTTGGGAGACATTTCATAATTTGCCTTCTGGTGTTCTCCTCTATGCACACTGAGTTGACAAGCATTAATCTTAGCCAGAAGGAATAGGAGTTTTCTTGTATGTAAGATTTGAATCCTGCTGGTGACAAGTTGGAGGGTCAGCCTGATTCCCAATTTTGAATGCTTGCAGTTATGCTTAAAAATGTCTGGGATGGGAAGGAATGCATTTGCAAAAATGGAGTTTCAGAGCTGTAATTTCACTATATTGATTCTACCCCACCTGTCCATCTCTCTGTGGGATCCTGCCCTCTGAATcatccctgcctgtgcagcCATCAGCTTGCTATCTGCAAAGCTgctcattttaaagaaaagctcaGTAACAGTAAAGGGGGTCAGATAGtgaggggggaaaggaaaggaggggaaaggagggaaaggggaaagaaaaaaggaaaaagaaaaaggaaaggggaaaaaaaaggaaaggaaaaaggaagaggaaaggggaaaggaaagggaaaagaagagagagaaaagagtcTGATGCGGAAGGAAAGGACATAGTGCATTGGAGAACTGGGATTTCTTTATTCTGCTATCACAAGGTTCTTCTGTTTTACTAAGCAAGACACTTGGTTCACAGAAGCTCCATGAGAATTTTGCTAAGTGCTTAATATATCTGTGCTTGGAGCTACATCTGCAGAAGTGCAGAGTAATCACATCTATGTCTGGGTTCAGTTCATCAGTTCTGAAAATATTAGGTGTGAGTGTTGGTATTTATCCATACACACAATGGTTACTACAGGTGGTGGTAGCAGGAGCAAATTTCACAGGGATTCTCACTACCCTCATTCCTCTGGTGGTAAGTGCAAAAATACTTGCATAGAAGATGATGTATTTATGGCCTGTACCTGGTACTTTCAGAAAGGAAGGATGAGTCGTGCACTGAAGAGGATTGTAAACAATTTCTGAATGAGAAGAGTGCCTGAAATGTGAACCTGCAATTTAAGTTCGTATCATCATGTACAATGCAACAGCAAATTTTGCATCTCCTTATTCCTGATTTCAAAACCTTCACCTTTGTTAATGTAGTTTTTTGGATATAAATTTTGTAGGGATTCCATAAATTACTGAGGTGTTTTTGCAGTTCACCACATCCAAATTATGTGTGTAAAATTTAAGAGTCTGAGCTGACATTGATGATAGTTTTAGCTTAAATTATTCTTCATCACTTTTGAGCAAACCTGTGCTTCACTTGAAGTTCTCTCTATTAAATACataatgaaatacaaaaatacattttgattgCTGAAGATCATGTTTGCTATGTCAGACTGATTTCCTTAAATTTTGAATTGGTCAACCCCAaaacaatggatttttttcagcactGTAACAAGAAACATATGCTTGTTTTACATCCAACTTCCATCTGAAAGAGAGCTACAGCAGATACAAATCCCATAAGAATTTTGATGAAACATTGTGCTTGTCATTTTAGTGGAAGAGTTTTAGCATTAGTATGGTAAACACATTCTGACTTGAGGCATTTTCTCTCTTGATAGCAAAGGTCAAAGATGACCATCAGGATTTCTCCAGTGTTAGCACTCGGGTTTCATGGACTGAATCTGTGGCCAGGGCAAGGGCTGTTCCTGGGCAGCAGAACAGGCAGAGGCAACCCCTCCAGGGTGACACCAGAGTAACTTCACTTCTCATAGCCTCTCTTAGCTGATCTAGGGCCCAAGGGGCTAACATCTTGAAAAATTGTAGGCCATGAACTTCATTATAAACAACTTGTGTTAGCATCTAAATACCATGGGGCCTGATCCCAACTGTTTCCTCAAACTGCTCTGCAGGCCATGTGGAGCTGTAAGCTTGCTTCAGTGTCAAGAAGTCCCTGACTCAGCCAGAGCCTCTGCTGGTGTTACTGGGATGAAGTGACAGGCAAGTGTGCTGTCCCAAGGTGCAGAAAGCATCTGCACCTCTGCCTTCCTGGCAAGGTACGTGTTAAGACATGTCTGTAGAAGGAGCCCTCAATGCCTTCTGCTCACTGGTGATTTAATGCTGAGTTATGCTGGCAGCCTGTCAGCTCgatttttcttcacaaaaggTGTGGATTCACAGTTCCCTTCTTGGTGAATGCTTACATATTTTAcataatatttacatattttctggAGCACAAGGGGGATTAATCCTTTTGGCTATCTCTCTTCTGCTATGAAAGATCTGATAAGCTATACCAGGAGACACGAGGACTCAAATTGGTTGCTTAGAGCTTTTCTCTAGGCTGGTTAATGATGTGCTTCAAAATAAGGTCAGTGCCTGACTCCACCTGCCTAGAGGCACTTGCCTGTCTGGGCAATTACTGCCCACCAGCTtctgccctgctctctcctgtAGTAcctgagccctggcactggATCAGGGAGATAGTCCAAGGGCTTGAGTGAGGAATGCAGGGTGGGATAGGGGTTGAGGTAGACCCAGGATTAGGGAATCATGTGCAGGGATCTGAAGGAAGTATAAGGGATATAAGTTGACCTCAATCCCCTTTGCCTGCTTTAGATGTGCATGCTGAGGATGAGGTGGAGTTGATGCATTTATGTGCAAACACGTGGTTTAATAAATTTTGGGAAATGGGACCACTGAGTATGAGCATGTGGAGAGAAGTATGAGGTAGTTTGACAAAGGCAAAGGTGCTTTTCAGGCCACTGCAGAGAGTGACACCTGTGTGTTCTAAGTTTGGGAATGCCAAGTTCATGGCACTCATTGAGGCTTAAGTTTCCCCTAAAGAATATTCAAAGATCATCCACTGAACCTTACTGTGAGTGGAACCCAAGTTGTCCTTGCCCTGCCTCCAGGATGCCCAGACAGGGCCTCAGTGTCCATCTCCCGTGGCACAACCTCATCTGTTTCTTTCATGAAAACTAGAATATCTTCAAGAAGATGCCCCCACAGTTACATGGTAGGTCTGAGCTTTGGATGCTCACATCTCTGCTGAAAAGAGGAACACTGGATCTTTCTCTTCCAAAGCCTAAGCAAGTGCTGGAATTGTTGTTGCTGCTTTATGAGAGTGTGCTGCTTtggttcctgtgctgggaaaggaCCTGGAGCCTGAAATCTGATCAGAAGGAGATaactcagcacagctgggctgtgctctcctCAGCCCTTCCTAAAGTGGTTCCCCACTGGCCTGCATGGATCTGGTTCTTTGTGTCTAAATCTTCTGGATTGCAAAGGGTGGCTGCATAATGAGACATGGAGTTAAGCACTGCTGCGCTCAGTATTCCAACACCTAAGCCCTTTTATGAAGCCTCATACTCCCACTGTGGCCTAGCAGATTGAAATGATCGTTTATAAGCAGCAAAGTTCAGAGTCCAAAGCTCAGATCTCTTCAAGGCACTTCAGAGGGTTTTCTGTCTGCAAGTTGTGTTCCCCAGTGGAGTATTAGTTTAAAAAGATATTATTATGAAATAGTCATAAAAGCAGCTTGAGCTGTTTGGTTTGCTTCAATTCTCCATGTTTCTTCAAGTTCTTCATGTTTCTCAGTGCAGTCTCTAATCCTGAAGAAGGTGGGTGAAAACTCCATCAATGTGCAAGTGAGCCCTCAGCAATGCTCAGCACTCAGCCAGCCTGCTGGAGCTCTCCACACTGTCGTGGCAAGGTAGGGGTGGCTCTGCTAAAAAGCAAGATGCATCCTGCTGCCAGGtgaggctctgccctgctctgaacACTGCAAAAGCCAAGGTACCAGAGGAGGGGTGAGATCATCATTTCAGAGCTCTATGGAGGCAGTCATCCCTGCCTAGGAGCACCTGGGCACCTAGGACAGGGCAAAGTCAGGACATGGGGCTGCACTGACAGCAACTAGACATGccttatttatatattttatatagcaaaaacacacaaaaaaattctagagaaaagtaaaagtaaCAGACCATATTTCCTTTCAGAAGTACAGCTTTGATTTTTATCTAGTCACAGACTCTTGCTCTTCCTCGTGGAAAGGAGGGGTGCAGTCACCTTCACCTTTGGAGCTCTGGGGGATCTCTTCAATGAATTTCCATCCTTAGCTTTTCATAAGTATATCAAACCCAGTGGTGCATCTGAACATGTCTAAAACAGCCATTAAAGCCTTATTCAACAAGCTACTTCAAAAAGAACAAGAGGAAGTGTGCTTTGAAAGGGGacttctcctccagctgcttccaCCCAGCACTTTAAAAACACATAAGACACAATAAAGCACGTGTTGACATAAGTGAGCCTCAAAAAAACCATTGGATTATTTTGAAGGAGTATAATCTTAAGTGAGGAGAGTTATCATCCTTCACCCAGCAAAACAATTACATCAGTGCAGCTTGGATTGGGATCTGCCTTAAGATCTCCCAGATGT of Molothrus ater isolate BHLD 08-10-18 breed brown headed cowbird chromosome 1, BPBGC_Mater_1.1, whole genome shotgun sequence contains these proteins:
- the LOC118697507 gene encoding cytochrome b-c1 complex subunit 7, coding for MAARAPVAGGGRLFDRICKWYYNAAGFNKYGLMLDDTLHEDDDVKEALKRLPEHLYNERVFRIKRALDLSLKHQILPKDQWVKYEEDHRYLEPYLKEVIRERQEREAWNKK